The genomic window GCGCCGATTCCCCTGGGTCCGGCGGGGAACAACTGGCCCTTTCTTCTCGTAGTACCGCACCTGTCGCAGAGAGAGTCCCGTCACCCGGGCCACGTAACCTATGGGGTAAACGGGTCCCAGATCCCTCGGGTCCTCGATGCCCAATCTAACCCCTCCCGGTCTTCGGTCATATGAGCGGCCGGGGCATCGGAGACCCGACAAGCGGCCGCCTATACCAGGACTACTTTGTACTCTCGGAACCGTGTTTCCACCTGTACCAGATAGGCGAACAGCTGCGCAGGTCCCATCAGCTGCCCAAACCAGGCTGAGCCGAACGCCTGCGCATCTGTTCTGAGGACCTCGCCAACGGCAGCCGGGCCCACTATCTCATGGAGGCGCGAGGTCCGGTCCTCCATGATCCGCGCAGGCCGGTCCCGGACAGCTGTCTGGTAGGCCAGATTGTGAGTCTTGGGGTAAGGACTCTTGGGCCTGTTCAGAACATCGTCGGGGAGAACTCCAGAGAGCGCGCGCCGCAGGATTCCTTTTGGCTGTCCCCCCAGGCTCTTTTGTGTCCAGGGGATGTTCCATGCGTACTCCACCAGCCTGTGGTCGCAGTAGGGCACGCGGAC from Bacillota bacterium includes these protein-coding regions:
- a CDS encoding MerR family transcriptional regulator; this translates as MARVTGLSLRQVRYYEKKGPVVPRRTQGNRRQYSRGDIERLLSIRRLLAEGLSLGSRRT